Genomic window (Mycolicibacterium smegmatis):
CGCCGACATCCTTTGCGATGGGACGACATGTGGTGGCACACTCGATACGTGCTCATTGAGCAGAGGCGATTTTTCTACGGGTACCGGCCTGCGGTGCCCGTGGTCTAGCTGCCTTCCCCTTCCCAGCCCCGCGGTCCGCATCCGGATCCGGGGCTCGTCTCTTGTGTGAGGCCCGATCACCGGATGGGACCCCCACACGATGAGGAGCCTCACATGCCTGAGACCATCGATGCCGTGCCTGAGATCGATGACCTGCGTCGTGAGATCGACGAACTCGACGCCACCATCATCGCCGCCATCCAGCGGCGCACCGAAGTGTCGAAGACCATCGGTAAAGCACGCATGGCATCGGGCGGTACCCGCCTGGTCCACAGCCGTGAGATGAAGGTCATCGAGCGCTACATCGACGCGCTCGGCCCGGAGGGCAAGGACCTCGCGATGCTGTTGCTGCGCCTCGGCCGCGGCCGCCTCGGGTACTAGCGCTCGGCCTCGTGCGCCGAGTGTGCGCTTTCATACGCCCGCGGCGGCGCGTCGGGGATGAAACCGCACGGTCGGCGGGAAGTCAGCGGGAAGTCAGCGTGGCTTGCCCGGCGGCAGCTTCTTGAGCGAGTCGACCAGCCACGGCGTCAGCCATTCCACGGCCTCGGCAGTGGGATGCACACCGTCGCTGCGCATCCGGATGCCGTCCACGCGCGCGGTGTAGGCGCCGTTGGGGTTGAGCTTGGCGTTGAAGTCGAGCACCGACACGTTGGGCCGCTTGGCGGCGACGTCGCGCAGGATCGTGTTCCACGCCCGCACGCGTGACGGCTGGTCCTCGGGGTACAGGCTGCCGTCCGCGCGTTCGCCGCGGCGCGTGTAGGGCGCGGTCGTGACGACGACGCGTGCGCCGGTCGAACCGAGGATGTCCAGAGCCCGCTGTAGTTCGGCGGTGAGGTAGTCGTCGTAGGCGTCCTCACCGATGTGGGTCCAGTGGCCCTCGTGCTTGCGGTCGACGATCTCCCAGCGACCGATCATCAGCAGCACCGTGTCGGGGCGGTCGTGCCGGATGCGCTGGGTCCAGCGGGCGGGCCACGTGTCGCACTCGGGTTTCTGGTTGAGGGTCTCCCCTGCCGACCGGTACGGCCCGCCGCGCGCGATACCGCAGCCGATGGTCGTGTAGTTGCTGAACGCCAGGCCCGGCGTGGCGGGCAGATAACGCATCAACGTCCACGCGACCGAATCACCGAACACCGCGACGCTGTGGGTTCCCGGTGCCCGGCGTGCGGGCGCAGGTCCCAGAACAGGCCGTTCGGCACCCACGTCGGGCTGCACCGCGGCGGCCGACATGACGTCGGGCCCCAGCGGCGTGGGCTGCGGGGGCGTGACGGGCACGACGGTCAGGGTGACGACGGCAGCGGTCGCCGCCGTGGCCGCGGCCAGCGGCAGCATCGGCACATGCTGTGGCCGCCAGCGCCGCACGGGTTGTTCGACGAACCGCCACGACACCCACGCGAGCGCGATCGTCACCCCGAAGCGCAGCGCGACCAGCGACCATCCCGTCAGCCCCGTGCGTTCGCCGTTGAGGATCAAGAACAGCGGCCAGTGCCACAGGTACACGCCGTACGAGATCGCACCGAGCGCGACGAGTGGCCGCCACCCCAGCGCCCTGGCCACCCAGCCGTACTGGTCGAGGGCGACGGGCACGATCACCAGCACCGCTGCGGCCGCGACGATGATCAGCAGGCCGTGCCGGAAGTCCTCGGCGTCGCCTGTGGCCAAGTGCGCGGCGGCGCCCAGCACGGCGAGTCCGAACACCGGGAGCACCCACGCGATCCAGCGCCGCCACCGCGCGCGGATCAGGGTCCCCGACACCGTGAGTGCCGACCAGTCGCGCACCAGCAGCGCCGCGGCCGCGGCGCCGAGCAGCAGACCCTGCGCGCGGAAGTCGGTGCCGAAGTAGACGCGGTTCAGGGTGTCGGTGTTGACGGCCACGATCGCGCAGGCCGCCGAGGCGGCCGCACCGGCCGTCGCGATCACGACCACCGCGATGCGCACGGCGCGGGCCCCGCGCCGGCGCAACAGGAGCACGGCGAACAGCACCAGGAGCGGCCAGACGAGGTAGTACTGCTCTTCGACCCCGAGTGACCAGGTGTGCTGCAGGGGCGACGGCGGCGCGCCCTGTGAGAAGTAGTCGGCCTGCTGGGCGACGAAAGCCCAGTTGGCCACCCAGAAGAACGCCGCGACGGCGTCGTCGCGCAGCGAGGTCACCGCATCGGGCGGGAACAGCTCGCGCGCGGCGACGACCGCGAGGGTCATGACGAGCAGCGCGGGCAGCAGGCGCCGGGCACGACGGATCCAGAAGCCCTTGAGGTCGACGCGGCCGGTGCGGGCGAACTCGTCGAGCAGCAACGACGTGATCAGGAATCCGCTGAGCACGAAGAAGATGTCGACGCCGATGAATCCCCCCGCCACGCCGGGCACACCGGCGTGGCCGGCCAGGACCAACAGGACCGCGATGGCCCGGATGCCGTCGAGTGCGGGGATCTCGCCGCGCGCAGGGAGGGTCCGACGGCGACCGGCAGCACGGACTGGCGCCGCAGTCACGTCATGACCTCCTGTCTGGCGTATGAGCCCAGAAGTTTAGGGGTCGGTGACGGTCGAATCCGGAAGGCGCGCCACGGGTCGGCGGTTCGCGGTTTAGGATCTGCGCAACACCCCATCGCGAAGTCCGGCCATGACTCTTTCGCCCACTGTCAAGCAGGTCGCGGCGGTCCTGACCGTCGTCGTGCCGCTGTTCGTCCCCGAAGTGGTGCTGAGCTTCACGCCGTTTCACGCCGACGCCGCGATGGTCATGGCAGGCATGCTGCCGACGGTGCTGGCCTGGGTGTTCGCTCCGCGTTACGCCGCAGGCGCGGCAGTGCTTGCGGCGCTGGCGAATACGCTCGCGGTGCTCGCGTTCGGCAACCTCGCGCTCACGGCCCTGCTGGCCGGCGCGCTCGCATTGCTGGTGGGGCTGAGTGCACGGCGCGGTCTGCACATCGTCGGGATGTTCATCGCGGTGCAACCGCTGATCACGCTCGTCGCGGGCTTCCCGACGGTCGAACTCAGCGGTCAGACGCCCGGCACCGGTGGCCAGGCGGTGCTGTGTGGGGTGTTCGCGCTGGGCGGCGGCCTGTGGGCGCTGGCGGTGGGCGCGTTGATGCTGCGCGACGAGGTGGTCGGCCCGCCCGATCCGGTGCCGGTGCCGATCGTCGGGTTCTACACCGCGGCACTGCTGTTGATGCTCGTGCCGGGCACCGTGGTGGCGGCGTCGTGGTTCCTGCACACCACCGCGGGGTGGCTGCTCGCGACGATCGTTCTGGTGACCCGCCCTACCTATGACGAGTCACGCCGCATGATCGTCGAGCGGTCGCTGGGCACGGTTGTCGGTGGTCTCGCCGCGGCCGGTGTCGCGCTGGTGGTGCAGAACGGCCTGGCACTGGTGCTTCTGGGCACCGCGGCCATGGTCGTGGCCGCGGTGCTGCAGCTCATGCATGCCCGCTACGCGTACTTCGCCGGGTTCCTCACCGCGGCCCTCGTGCTGGTCAACGCCGAACGCGCCGACGTGCTGACCACGGGCGCCGAGCGGATCCTGTGGACCGTTCTCGGTGCGCTGGCCGTGGCCGCTGTGGTGACCACGGCCGAAGCACTGCTGGGCCGCCACTCCGACAGGGCGGCGGAGGCCGCCCCGAGCCGCGCTACTTCGTGAGCGCGATGTACTTGGTGTCGAGGTACTCCTCGATGCCCTCGATACCGCCTTCGCGCCCGAACCCGGATTCCTTGATGCCGCCGAAAGGTGCTGCCGGATCGGAGATCACACCACGGTTGATCCCGACCATGCCGGACTGGATCGTCTCGGCCACGCGCAGCGCACGGTCGAGCGACTGCGTGTAGATGTAGGCGGCCAGGCCGTATTCGGTGTCGTTGGCCGCGGCGATGCCTTCTTCCTCGGTGTCGAATCCGGTGATCGGCGCGACGGGCCCGAACACCTCCTCTTTGAGGATGCGCGCGTCGGCGGGCACGTCGGCCAAAACGGTCGCGGGGTAGAAGTTGCCCGGGCCGCCCGGTGCGACGCCGCCGACCGCGACCGTCGCGCCGCGTGACACCGCGTCGGAGACGAGCTCGGTGACCGTGGCGACCTGCTTGGAGTTGATCAGCGGTCCCAGCGTCGACGACGGGTCGAGGCCCTTGCCGAGGGTGAACTCGCTCATGCGCTTGACGAGCTTCTCGGTGAACTCCTCGCGCACCGAGTTGGCGACGTGGAACCGGTTGGCCGCGGTGCACGCCTCGCCGCCGTTGCGCATCTTGGCCAGGATCGCGCCGTCGACGGCCGCGTCGACGTCGGCGTCGTCGAACACGATGAACGGCGCGTTGCCACCCAGTTCCATCGAGGTCCGCAGCAGTTTGTCCGCGGACTGCTTGACCAGCGCCTTGCCCACACCGGTCGAGCCGGTGAACGTGAGCTTGCGCAGCCGGCCGTCGTCGATGAGCGCGCCCGTGACCCCGCGCGGGTTGCTGGTGGGCAGCACCGACAGGACGCCCTTGGGCAGCCCGGCCTCGTCCATGAGCTTGGCCAGCAGCAGCATGGTCAGCGGGGTTTCCTGTGCGGGCTTGACGATCATGGTGCAGCCGGCCGCGAACGCCGGGCCCATCTTGCGGGTGCCCATGGCCAGCGGGAAGTTCCACGGCGTGATCGCGTAGCACGGGCCGACGGCCTGCTTGGTCACCAGGATCCGTCCGGTGCCCGCGGGCGCGTGCGTATAGCGGCCGTCGATGCGCACGGCCTCCTCGGAGAACCAGCGGAAGAACTCGGCGCCGTAGGCCACCTCGCCCTTGCTCTCGGGCAGCACCTTGCCCATCTCGAGCGTCATCAGCGCGGCGATGTCGTCGGCACGCTCGGTGATCTTCTCGAAGACCGACCGCAGGATCTCGCCCCGCGTGCGCGCAGGCGTCGCGGCCCACTCGTCCTGCACGGCGCATGCCGCGTCGAGTGCGGCGATCGCATCCTCGGCGGTGGCATCGGCGACCGCGGTGATCACCTGATCGTCGCTCGGATCGAGCACGTTGAACGTCGACGCGGCCTTCTGCTCCTCACCACCGATCCACAGTCCGGTGGGGACGGATGAAATCAGGTCTTCGATGCGCATACATCCATCATGTACACCCTCGACACGTTCACCGCACTAAGGTCGACACAATGAGCGCTGACATCACCGAAACTCCCGCATGGCAGGCTTTGTCGGACCACCACGCCGAGATCGGCGACCGGCATCTGACAGAACTGTTTGCTGACGATCCCGCGCGGGGAACCGAGTTGGCGTTGACCGTCGGGGATCTCTACATCGACTACAGCAAGCACCGCGTCACGCGGCGCACCCTGGACCTGCTCGTCGACCTGGCGCGCGCGGCCGGGTTGGAGGAGCGCCGGGATGCGATGTTCGCCGGCGAGCACATCAACACCTCCGAGGACCGCGCGGTGCTGCACACCGCGCTGCGCCTGCCGCGGGACGCCAAGCTGGTGGTGGACGGTCAGGACGTGGTCGCCGATGTGCACGACGTGCTGGACCGCATGGGCGATTTCACCGACCGGTTGCGCAGCGGAGAGTGGACCGGCGCCACCGGCGAACGCATCACCACGGTGGTCAACATCGGCATCGGCGGCTCGGATCTGGGTCCGGTGATGGTGTACGACGCGCTGCGCCATTACGCCGACGCCGGCATCTCGGCGCGCTTCGTGTCCAACGTCGACCCCGCCGATCTGGTCGCCAAACTCGACGGCCTGGATCCGGCGAAGACGTTGTTCATCGTCGCCTCCAAGACGTTCTCGACGCTGGAGACGCTGACCAATGCGACGGCGGCGCGGCGCTGGCTCACCGACGCCCTGGGTGACGCCGCGGTGGCCAAGCATTTCGTCGCGGTGTCCACCAACAAGAAGCTGGTCGACGAGTTCGGCATCAACACCGACAACATGTTCGGGTTCTGGGACTGGGTGGGCGGGCGCTACTCGGTGGACAGTGCGATCGGGTTGAGCGTGATGGCCGTGATCGGCAAGGAACGCTTCGCCGAGTTCCTGGCCGGGTTCCACATCGTCGACGAGCACTTCCGCACCGCCCCGCTGCACCAGAACGCTCCGGCGCTGCTGGGGCTGATCGGGCTGTGGTACTCGAATTTCTTTGGCGCGCAATCCCGTGCGGTGCTGCCCTACTCCAACGACCTGTCACGGTTCGCGGCGTACCTGCAGCAGTTGACCATGGAATCCAACGGCAAGTCGGTACGCGCCGACGGCACACCGGTGTCCACCGACACCGGTGAGATCTTCTGGGGCGAGCCGGGCACCAACGGCCAGCACGCCTTCTACCAGTTGCTGCACCAGGGCACCCGACTGGTGCCCGCGGACTTCATCGGGTTCTCCCAGCCCACCGACGACCTGCCCACGGCCGATGGCACCGGCAGCATGCACGACCTGCTGATGAGCAACTTCTTCGCCCAGACCCAGGTGCTGGCATTCGGAAAGACCGCCGACGCAATAGCTTCCGAGGGCACCCCCGCAGATGTGGTGCCGCACAAGGTGATGCCCGGCAACCGGCCCACCACCAGCATCCTCGCCACCAAGCTCACCCCGTCGGTCGTCGGGCAGTTGATCGCCCTCTACGAACATCAGGTGTTCACCGAAGGCGTGATCTGGGGCATCGACTCGTTCGACCAGTGGGGCGTGGAACTGGGCAAGACGCAGGCCAAGGCCCTGCTCCCGGTTCTGACCGGCGACAAATCTCCTGCCGCGCAGTCGGATACGTCCACCGACGCCCTGGTGCGGCGCTACCGGACCGAACGGGGCCGGCCCGCTTAGGCTTCGGCGTCGGCTTCTGCGTCCGAACGCCTGGTCCAGCCCAGGATCATCGCGGGCAGGCAGCTGCCGATCATCAAGGCCGCCAAGGCCATCAGCGCACCGGCATAGGCCAGGTCGCGGATGGTCTTGGCGTCGGCGCCGGTCAGCTGCGTCGACACGATGATCAGGAAGAAGATCGGTACCAGCATCAGCGACTGGATGACGGTCAGCCCGATGGACCGTGCGCTGTTGCGCTGCGCGATCTCATATTCGTCGAGTGTCGCACTGGGAGCGTCACTTTGACGCCCCAGCACAATCTGCAACATCAACCAGACCGGGAAGAACACTGCGACCGCAGGCAGCCACATCAACGCGGCCTGCCGAAAACCCGTGGCGCACAACACACTCGTGATCACCATGAGTGCGAGCGAGGCGGCCAGCACACCGACGAGCAGGCGGCGACGGCCCTGTGTGCGCCAGCCGGGCAGCGAGTTGGCGTATGTGCTCTGGTGTTTGAGAAAGCGGCCCGTCCGGTGGTCCTGGTACCGGTCGATGAGCGTCGGCTTCGGGGTGGTGCGCGTCGATCTAGTCATCAGCACTTCCTTCCGGTTGGCCCGTTCTCCCATAGAGCTCGGTGGACAGCGGAGTGAAGGCGGTGCGTGAGAACACCGCCTCCACCGGCAGGCCGAACACGTCGCAGATGCGGAACGCCAGATCGAGGCTGGGGTAATGGTCGCCTCGCTCCAGCGCTCCGACCGTCTGCGGATTGACGTTGATCAGGCCCGCAAGCTCCGCTCGGCTCATCCGCCGCTCGGCGCGTAGCACCGCGATGCGGTTGTAGATGGGGAGAGTTTCCCCGCGCCTCACCGGACTCATGCAACACATTGTTGGGAAAACCCAACAATGTGTCAACATGATCCATGGAATTGTTTGGCCGTCCGAAAGGAAGTTGCTGTTCAGGCCCTTACGGGGCGGGGATGGTGGCGCATCCGACGTTCGGGATGCAACCGCTGGCGCCACCGGGTCCGGCCGTACCACCCGGGCCACCGGGGATCACGCCGGTCGCACCGTCAGGTCCGGCGGTACCGGCCGGTCCACCGGGGATGGAGCCCGTTGCGCCGTCGGGTCCTGCGGCACCTCCCGGACCACCGGGGATGGCACCGCTGGCGCCGCCCGGTCCGGCCGTGCCACCCGGACCACCGGGGATCTGACCGGTCGCGCCGCCGGGACCGGCGGTGCCGATGTCCGAGCACGGTGTGCCGTCAGCGTTGACACACGGCGGCGGGGCCGGCTCGGCCATCGCCATGGGAGCAAAGGCCAGAGCCCCTGCCGCCGCGCCTGCAAAAATCATCGAGGTGAGCGTCTTTGAGGTCATGCATGAGGTCTACCCAGCCTTCACGCATGTCGAAACGCACAACAGGCGAACTATGCGAAGCGCTTGGTGTACTTAGGTGGCAACAGCCGCATGACCTGGGTCAGCGGCGCCCACGGCCAGCGCGGCACGACGGCGCGCCCCTTCTCCTTCTCGATGGCCTCGACCATGGCGCGCACGCCGGTCTCGTTGTCGACCATGAGCATCGTCGAGTTGGCCTTGGCCGTCATCTCGGATTCGATGTACCCCGGTTCGACGACCGTGACCCTGATGGGGCCCTTGTCGTACTCCGCGCGCAGGGACTCGCCCAGCGACGTCATACCGGCCTTGCTCGCACAGTAGGCGGCCTTGCCGCCGGGGACACCCGTGTTGCCCAGCACCGAGGAGATCAGCACCAGGTGTCCACCGCCTGCCTTCTTGAACATCTCCAGTGCGGCCTCGATCTGCACCAGACCGGCGACCAGGTTGGTCTCGAGCGTGGCCTTGTTGGCCCACGGCTTGCCCTCGCCCAGCGGCCAGCCCTTGCCGATGCCCGCGTTGACGATGACGCGGTCGATACCGCCGAGTTCCTCGGACAGTTCGTTGAACACCCGGGGCACGGCCTCGTGATCGTTGACGTCCAGCGCGGCGATGGCCACCTTGATGTACGGGTGTCGGTCGGCGATCTCGGCCTTGAGCTCCTCCAGACGATCCGTGCGGCGCGCGCACAGCGCCAGGTTGCGGCCTCTGGCTGCGAATTGACGGGCCATACCGGCGCCCAGGCCTGAGCTGGCACCGGTGATGAGGATGTTCTGACGGGTCACCGCAGCAGGATAACCGGGTTAGACAACTGTCAAGAATCCGCCCGCTATTTGAGCAGGCGCGACATCCGCCGGTCGGCCAGCACCTTACCGCCGGTCTGGCAGGTCGGGCAGTACTGGAAGGACTTGTCGGCGAACGAGACCTCCCGCACGGTGTCGCCGCACACCGGGCACGGCAGGCCGGTGCGCGCGTGGACCCGTAGGCCCGAGCGTTTCTCGCCCTTCAACGTCGCGGCCTGCTGCCCCACCGAGCGGCTCACGGCATCGGTGAGCACCGTGATCATGGCGTCGTGCAGCGCACCGAGTTGCGCATCGGTGAGCTTGCCCGCGGTCGCGAACGGCGACAGCTTGGCCACGTGCAGGATCTCGTCACTGTAGGCGTTGCCGATGCCCGCCATCACCTTCTGGTCGGTGATCACGGTCTTGATGCGCCCGGAGTTGCCCGCGAGCACCCCGGCCAGGGCCGTCGAATCCAGCGACAGCGCGTCGGGACCGAGACTCGCGATCTGCGGGACGTCCATCGGATCGCGGACCACCCACACCGCGAGCCGCTTCTGCGTGCCCGCCTCGGTGAGGTCGAAGCCCTGGGAGTCCCCCAAATGCACGCGCAGGGCGATCGGCCCCTTCCCCGGCTTGAGCGGCGTGGGTGCGAGTTTGTCCGACCACCGCAGCCACCCCGCGCGTGACAGGTGCGTGATGAGGTGCAGCGGCGCGCCGCCGGATTCGACTTCCATACCGAGGTACTTGCCCCAGCGATGGGCCGCCGTGACGGTGCTGCCGTGCAGCGCCGCGACCGGCGGATCGAACGTCTTGAGCACCGACAACGCGGACACGTCGACGCGTGACACCACCCGGCCGACCGCGTGCCGGCGCAGGTGATCGGCCAGTGCCTCGACCTCGGGCAGTTCGGGCATGCCTTCCAGTGTGTCAGCCGAACGCCGACCATGCTGGTAACCATGTCCGAACGGCACGCGCCGGAACCCGTCGGTAATCCCCTGCGCGGCATCTTCGTGGTCAACCGGGTCGCGGGGCGCTGGCCGTTCGCGCTGCGTGCGGCGATCTGCATGGCGGTGCCGGTGCTGGTCGGCTGGTCGGCCGGGAACACGTCCGCCGGCCTGATCGCCACCATCGGCGGGTTCACGTCGCTCTACGGCAGCGGACGGCCCTACCTCAATCGCGGTGTGTTCCTCGGCGGCGTGGCGGTGACGTTCGCGGTGGTGGTGGCCCTCGGCGACTGGGCGTCGCGGCACGTGTGGCTCGGCGTGGCCACAGTGACCGTGATCGCGATGGTCACGGTGCTGGTGTGCCACGCGTTGTCGGTCGGGCCGCCAGGGGCGTACATGTTCGTGCTGGCCTGCGCGGCGGGGACCGGCGCGCCCGGCACCGCCGACCTGGGCCCGGTGCGGATGGCGTTGCTGGTGCTCGCGGGTGGATCGTTCGCGTGGTGCGTGCACATGCTGGGTGCCCTGATCCGCCCGCGCGGTCCGGAGAGGGCCGCGGTGCGCGACGCCGCGCTGGCGATCGCCGAGTACATCGACAGCATCGGCGGCGACGCGAATGCCGAAGGGCAGGCCCGCCACCGCGCGGCCACGCTGCTGCACACCGCATGGGTGACGCTCGTGACGTTCCAGCCCGTGCAACCGAAACCCGATCAGGCGCTGTACCGGCTGCGGGTGGTCAACCGGCGGTTGCATGTGCTTTTAGCCGACGCGATGCGCGCCGCCGACGCAGGCACCGCTCCCCCACCCGGCGGTGCCGCGTTCGCCCGCGAACTCGCGGCCATCCCCCCGCTCACCGATGAGCATGGCGCTGAAGGCGTTCCGCTCGGCAGGCCCGGCGCGGGCCAACTGCTGCGCCAGGCGCTGCGCCCGGGGTCGATGTCGCTGCGACTGGCCGCGAGAGTCGCTGTGGCCGTGGCGATCTCAGGGGCCATCGCGGTCGGGTTCGCCGAGGCGCTCGCGATCGACCGCGCCTACTGGGCGATGGCCGCGGCAGTGCTCATGCTGCACCAGGGTTTCGCGTGGGTGCGCACCGTGACCCGCAGCGTCGAACGCATGGTGGGCACATGGCTGGGCCTCGGTGTCGCGGGCGCGATCCTCGCGGTGCATCCGCAGGGCGTCTGGCTCGCGCTGACCATCGGGGTGCTGCAGTTCGTCATCGAGATGTACGTGGTGCGCAACTACACCCTGGCCGTCGTGTTCATCACCCCGGCCGCGCTGACCATCTCGTCCGGCGGTGCGGCGATCACCGATCTCGGTGCGCTCCTGTGGGCCCGCGGTGTGGACACGCTGATCGGTTGTGCGGTGGCGCTTCTCGCCTACCGGGCGACGCAGCGAATGCGCGCCCCGACGGCATTGTCGACGGCGATCACGCGGACCCTCGACGCGGTCGACGCGACCCTGCCCCACCTCGGCGCCGGCGCGGCGACCACCGGTGCGGCCCGCACCCACCGCCGCGACCTCCACGTGCGCGCGATGGCGCTGCTGCCGTCATACGACGCCGCGGTCGGCGGTTCGGCCGCCCAACGGCGCGCGGCAGAACGGTTGTGGCCCACGGTCGTCGCCGCCGAGCAGCTGGCGTACCGCACGCTGGCGGCGTGCTGGGCACTCGAACGCGACGGCGACGTCGACGCGGCGCGCGACACTGCCGACGCACTGGCCGAGCAGGCCTCAGACGTTCGCGGCCGCCTTGACGAGGGACAGTAGCCAACTGACGACCGACAGCACGATGGCCGCCCAGATCGCGGTCCACCAGAAGTCGTCGATGTGCAGACCCCAGTGCGTGGTGTGGTCGGTGATCTGCGACGTGATCCACAGCATCAGCGCGTTGATGACGATGTGGAACAGTCCGAGCGTGAGGATGTAGAGCGGGATCGACAGGATCTGCACGATCGGCTTGATGATCGCGTTGACCAACCCGAAGATCACCGCGACCACGAAGATGATGCCGACCCGTGTCAGCGTCGAGTCACCACCGACGAAGCTCATCCCCGGGACGATGAGAGTGACCACCCAGAGCGCGAATCCGGTCAGTGCGGCGCGCAACAGAAATGAGCTCATGATGGCTCAGTCTGCCGAGCGCAGCAGGTAGGTGTCCATGATCCAGCCGTGGCGTGTCCTGGCCTCGGCGCGCATGCGCACGATGTCCTCTGCCACGTCGCCGACCGTGCCGGCCACCAAAAGTTCGTCGGGCGTGCCCAGATAGGCGCCCCACCAGATCCGCGTGCGCGGATCGCACGTGCGGAACGAGCAGTCCGCGTCGAGCATCACCACGGCGCTGCCGGTCAGGCCGTGCTCGCGAAGGCGCCGGCCGGTGGTGATCAGGACCGGTTCGCCGACGTCGTTGAGCGGGATGCGGTGACGCGCCGTGAGTGCCTGGATCGCGGTCACACCGGGAATCACGTCGTAGTCGAATTCGACGTGCTCGCCGACCATCTCGAGGATGCGCAGGGTGCTGTCGTACAGCGACGGGTCGCCCCACGCCAGGAACGCGCCCACGCCGTCGGGTCCGAGTTCGCTCTCGATCGCGCGCGCCCAGATGCGTGCGCGTTCGGCATGCCAGTCCGCGACGATCTGCCGGTAGTCACCATCTTCGGCCCGTTTCGGGTCGGCGAGTTCGACGAAGCGGTAACGGGCCTCGGTGATGAACCGCTCGCAGATCAACCGCCGCAGCGCCACCAGTTCGTCCTTCGATTGGCCCTTGTCCATGGCGAAGAACACCTCGGTGTCGTTGAGCGCGGCGACGGCCTGCGCGGTGACGTAGTCCGGATCTCCGGCTCCGATACCGATGACGTGGATGCGACGCACACGCGAAGGCTAACGACCCGACCGTCGTTACCCCAAGTACCCGGTACCGCTGGTATTGACTTGTCGATCTTCCTTGCCTACCTTCGAAGTAGGAACCCGACGAAGGGAACGTCAACGGTGACCACTTCGGTTCGATCTGCCGCCACCCGCGATGAGTACGCCGAACGCCTGCTGAAGGGCTCGGTGAAGAGGTCTTATGCCCCGGTCGTCGACATCGAATGGGACACGCCGCTGGAGCCCGACAAGTTCTTCCTGCCGCCCAAGCTCGTGTCGCTGTACGGAACACCGTTGTGGGAGAGCATGTCCCGCGAACAGCAGATCGAACTGTCGCGCCAGGAGCTGGCCAACACCCTGTCGGCGGGCATCTGGTTCGAGAACATCCTCAACCAGGCGCTGTTGCGCAAG
Coding sequences:
- a CDS encoding chorismate mutase — its product is MPETIDAVPEIDDLRREIDELDATIIAAIQRRTEVSKTIGKARMASGGTRLVHSREMKVIERYIDALGPEGKDLAMLLLRLGRGRLGY
- a CDS encoding acyltransferase family protein, translating into MTAAPVRAAGRRRTLPARGEIPALDGIRAIAVLLVLAGHAGVPGVAGGFIGVDIFFVLSGFLITSLLLDEFARTGRVDLKGFWIRRARRLLPALLVMTLAVVAARELFPPDAVTSLRDDAVAAFFWVANWAFVAQQADYFSQGAPPSPLQHTWSLGVEEQYYLVWPLLVLFAVLLLRRRGARAVRIAVVVIATAGAAASAACAIVAVNTDTLNRVYFGTDFRAQGLLLGAAAAALLVRDWSALTVSGTLIRARWRRWIAWVLPVFGLAVLGAAAHLATGDAEDFRHGLLIIVAAAAVLVIVPVALDQYGWVARALGWRPLVALGAISYGVYLWHWPLFLILNGERTGLTGWSLVALRFGVTIALAWVSWRFVEQPVRRWRPQHVPMLPLAAATAATAAVVTLTVVPVTPPQPTPLGPDVMSAAAVQPDVGAERPVLGPAPARRAPGTHSVAVFGDSVAWTLMRYLPATPGLAFSNYTTIGCGIARGGPYRSAGETLNQKPECDTWPARWTQRIRHDRPDTVLLMIGRWEIVDRKHEGHWTHIGEDAYDDYLTAELQRALDILGSTGARVVVTTAPYTRRGERADGSLYPEDQPSRVRAWNTILRDVAAKRPNVSVLDFNAKLNPNGAYTARVDGIRMRSDGVHPTAEAVEWLTPWLVDSLKKLPPGKPR
- a CDS encoding FUSC family protein produces the protein MTLSPTVKQVAAVLTVVVPLFVPEVVLSFTPFHADAAMVMAGMLPTVLAWVFAPRYAAGAAVLAALANTLAVLAFGNLALTALLAGALALLVGLSARRGLHIVGMFIAVQPLITLVAGFPTVELSGQTPGTGGQAVLCGVFALGGGLWALAVGALMLRDEVVGPPDPVPVPIVGFYTAALLLMLVPGTVVAASWFLHTTAGWLLATIVLVTRPTYDESRRMIVERSLGTVVGGLAAAGVALVVQNGLALVLLGTAAMVVAAVLQLMHARYAYFAGFLTAALVLVNAERADVLTTGAERILWTVLGALAVAAVVTTAEALLGRHSDRAAEAAPSRATS
- a CDS encoding NAD-dependent succinate-semialdehyde dehydrogenase — protein: MRIEDLISSVPTGLWIGGEEQKAASTFNVLDPSDDQVITAVADATAEDAIAALDAACAVQDEWAATPARTRGEILRSVFEKITERADDIAALMTLEMGKVLPESKGEVAYGAEFFRWFSEEAVRIDGRYTHAPAGTGRILVTKQAVGPCYAITPWNFPLAMGTRKMGPAFAAGCTMIVKPAQETPLTMLLLAKLMDEAGLPKGVLSVLPTSNPRGVTGALIDDGRLRKLTFTGSTGVGKALVKQSADKLLRTSMELGGNAPFIVFDDADVDAAVDGAILAKMRNGGEACTAANRFHVANSVREEFTEKLVKRMSEFTLGKGLDPSSTLGPLINSKQVATVTELVSDAVSRGATVAVGGVAPGGPGNFYPATVLADVPADARILKEEVFGPVAPITGFDTEEEGIAAANDTEYGLAAYIYTQSLDRALRVAETIQSGMVGINRGVISDPAAPFGGIKESGFGREGGIEGIEEYLDTKYIALTK
- the pgi gene encoding glucose-6-phosphate isomerase, which produces MSADITETPAWQALSDHHAEIGDRHLTELFADDPARGTELALTVGDLYIDYSKHRVTRRTLDLLVDLARAAGLEERRDAMFAGEHINTSEDRAVLHTALRLPRDAKLVVDGQDVVADVHDVLDRMGDFTDRLRSGEWTGATGERITTVVNIGIGGSDLGPVMVYDALRHYADAGISARFVSNVDPADLVAKLDGLDPAKTLFIVASKTFSTLETLTNATAARRWLTDALGDAAVAKHFVAVSTNKKLVDEFGINTDNMFGFWDWVGGRYSVDSAIGLSVMAVIGKERFAEFLAGFHIVDEHFRTAPLHQNAPALLGLIGLWYSNFFGAQSRAVLPYSNDLSRFAAYLQQLTMESNGKSVRADGTPVSTDTGEIFWGEPGTNGQHAFYQLLHQGTRLVPADFIGFSQPTDDLPTADGTGSMHDLLMSNFFAQTQVLAFGKTADAIASEGTPADVVPHKVMPGNRPTTSILATKLTPSVVGQLIALYEHQVFTEGVIWGIDSFDQWGVELGKTQAKALLPVLTGDKSPAAQSDTSTDALVRRYRTERGRPA
- a CDS encoding helix-turn-helix transcriptional regulator, yielding MSPVRRGETLPIYNRIAVLRAERRMSRAELAGLINVNPQTVGALERGDHYPSLDLAFRICDVFGLPVEAVFSRTAFTPLSTELYGRTGQPEGSADD
- a CDS encoding SDR family oxidoreductase, producing MTRQNILITGASSGLGAGMARQFAARGRNLALCARRTDRLEELKAEIADRHPYIKVAIAALDVNDHEAVPRVFNELSEELGGIDRVIVNAGIGKGWPLGEGKPWANKATLETNLVAGLVQIEAALEMFKKAGGGHLVLISSVLGNTGVPGGKAAYCASKAGMTSLGESLRAEYDKGPIRVTVVEPGYIESEMTAKANSTMLMVDNETGVRAMVEAIEKEKGRAVVPRWPWAPLTQVMRLLPPKYTKRFA